CGTCAGAGAACTCTGAAGTGTTAATTTTTTGTTCGTATCGTTGACGGTGTAAAGGGTTCGGTTCAACAGCTAAATAGCGCAGAGTGAAATCCTTTGGTAACTGTTGCTGAAGAAAACGTATTACCTGAACATCAAAATCACCCGGACCAGCCCCTACACTTAACACTGCTACTTGTGGAGGTCGTGGCTGGAAATATTTTGCGATCAAATCGAGAGCAACTTGGCGATTTATCAGCCAGTTTTGGAGAAAAACTTGATAGCCTACATCATAGGCTTCATAAAGTTTTGTTTCCAATTCAGTAGTGTAAGTCACAAAGGTTCTCCTAAATATTATGAGGTAGTACACAGACATCCCAAGCGTTCATTGATATTGCAATAATTTAATTTATGCTCAAATTATGAAATGAAAATATCACTTAGAGCTAACTAGAAGCTAATTGCTAGGAGATAGCCAACAACTGCACCTATTAAGTAAATTTGTTTTGAAAAGCCATTTGCCAACTTTAGAGAAGTTGTGCCAAAAATTTCACAAGCAATTGCTAAAAATAGAAAAAACCAGGACATTGAGTTAACTCCTAATTGATTATTCATAATTTATTGTAGTTGCCAATTTTTTTGAAACTCCTAAGAAGTTCCAAAAAATACTTTGCAGATTGGGAATAGTAGCTTCTCCAACTCCTATACGGGGAACAACCTTAGTTTCTACAACTGTTACTTTCACTTGAGGATCAAACGCTTTATTAAGATAAGTAGCTGTGCTCCAGCCTGCTGTTTCTCCTCTTACAATTAAAACCTTTCTAATAGGTGCATTTGATGCCGATTGTGTGATTGTCATTTTTGTTTGCTCCTTTTAGGCTCCATACGGTTCAGTTAAAGCTCAAAGTTAAGTAAATTATGGATTACTTTCAAAGAGGAATAGGCCGATTGTGTGACTCTCCAGCGATATTGAATAGGCCAGATTATCCAAATGGATAAAAGGATTTGAATTTGGTCATTATTGTTTTTAAGCTAGTTTGAACAGATGACGCATTTTTTCAAAAGCAGGGATACCAGAGTTGCCATCTAGCAACATATTAGCGACTGCGCGACCTATCAATGGACTAAACTTGAAAGCGTGTCCTGAACCACCACCAACCACAATTGCGCGATCGCTTTCAGGGCTAAAGTCAACTACGAAATTTCCACTATTGGTTAAAGTATAAAAACAAGGTTCACCATAATCTAATTCCCAATCAATATTTTGGATATTTGATTGAACAAGATTTTGTAGGTCTTCTAAGGAACTTGACTTGATATCATAAGGTGTTCTGGGGTCATAACTAGTAGGGGCTTCTACAACTTCATGACATACTTTCATCAAGTTCCCTTTTATTGGGGGTAAACCATAGTAACAATCTTGTATGTTGTTTTTGAGCTGTAATCTGATCCAGATAGGAAAGTTCTCATAGGAATACTGATGTTGAGAGTTAGAGGGTTTAAAATAACCTACTGTTTGCGGTATAACCTTGAGTATTGGTTTTGTATAAGGTAGTAAGAGTGATGTCCAAGCTCCTAAAGCTAAAACCAAATATCGAGCAGCAAAAGTTTCCTCATCTGTTTCAACAATAACTTTATCAGATCCAATTTCAACTTTCAAAACTTTTGTGTTTTCAAAAAGATCAGCTCCATATGATAGACAGAATTCTTTGAGTAATTCAATAGTGCTTCCAGCAGCAAGCACCCCCGAAGTGTCTTCTATTAATACTGTTGCTTCGTCAGGTATGATAATTTGGGTAAAGCGTTCTCGTGCTGATTCCACAGAAACACTCGATATACCTTCGACTCTATCTATTACAGATTCTGCATAATCATTAATTAAATCTGCTGGGGAACTGTAAAGACAAATAGGGCATGGATAAAACAATTGTTCGCCACTTTTCTCCTCTAAATGTTTCCAGTCTTCATTTAGTGCAGTATGATAAAGCGAACTATAGTCGGTATTCAGATATACCGCTCTCGCCATACGGGTATCACCATGAGAGCTTCCGCGATCGTGACCAAAAGAGAACTGTTCAATGAGAGCTAATGAGCCTACCTCTCGTCGTAATAGATTGTAGGTCGATGAAAGCCCGAAGATACCAGTTCCTACAACAATAACTGAAAATTCTTTCACGAGTTTTTAGTAGTGAATTGCTGTTAAGTAAAGAAAATCAAATCAAAAATATTCATTCTAGTTTTAGACTAGATGATTTGGAAATAAGCAACTTTTCCAATGAGAATTTACTGTCTCCTGTAAACAGATAATCAAGTGTATACACTGGAAGCAACAGTTAAATATTGGATACTAAATAGCTCCTCAGCGTCTGTCCAAACTTGTTTAACTTCCCAGCCTGCTTGAGCAGCTAGATTAGCAAACTCATTTAAAGTATATTTATAGGAATAGGCAAGGGAAATGGGTTCACCTACTTTAAACTCAAGACAATGGTTGCCAACATGAACCGTTTGTTTATCAAGGCTAACTAATTTCATTTCTATGCGCCCTAATTGCTCATTGTAAATACCTTTATACTGAAACTGATTAATCTTAAAATCAGCATTAAATTCTCGATTCATCCGCCGTAAAAAATTTAAAGCTATGGCTTCACTCAGACCAGCAGAGTCATTGTAGGCTGCATTCAAAACTTCTAGGTCTTTTTTCAAATCAACGCTGACAAGCATAGCTCCATTATCACTGCAAGTTTGTTTGATTTTATTTAAGAGAGTTATCAATTGTGGTTGATGCTCATTACCAATAGTTATTCCTGAGATAAAAGCTAAACGACTCTTAACTAATTTTGTGGGCAAGGGTAGCTCAAAATAATCGTGATAATTAGCACAAACTGGTAGTACTTCTAGATTGGGATAATTTGCTGCAATTTTACTGGCTGAATCTATTAAATACTTTTTTGATATATCAATTGGTATATAACCAGATATTTGTGGTAGACGATCTAGTAAAATACAAGTTTTCTCGCTACTACCGCTACCATACTCAATTAACAGACAATTTTCTCCTACCAAAGAGACAATCTCATCAATGTATTGCTCCAAAATAGCCATTTCTTGCCGAGCAGGATAATACTCAGGTAATTTGCAGATTTGAGCGTATATTTGTGAGCCATTCTCATCATAGGTAAACTCAGTATCAAATCTTTTTTCTGGCTGTTGCAATCCTAAGAGAATTTTCTCAAGATTATTATGCATTTGAGGTTCAGAAACATTCAGTTCAAGATTATGAAGCATAATTATTTACTCAAATTTATTGGCTGAAAAGAAGACTGTTCAAAACCCATCTATTAATGATTATAAGTAAGAATTAACTGTATATTTGATTAGTTCTTACTTTTATACAGTTAACTTAGCCTTAGCTCGGTTCATCAGTATCTCAATGCTATCATAGAAAAAGACTTTTTTTTCTATGACATCGTATGGTTACATTGCTTTATTGAATTTTTAGATGTCCTCTAAGCAATACTTTCCAGGAGAAATAATATTATTAGGATCTAATTGTTTTTTAATAACTCCAATCGTTTCCCAGTAAGTATCTTTCGGACGATTGCTAAAGTGATTCATTTCTTTAATGCTCATACGATATGGATAAATACCTATTTTTTCCAACTCCTTATCTAACTGCTCAGTCCATTGATGTGCCTTTGTTATTTCTTCTTCTTTTTTACGGTCAAAATATACTCTGAATAGTCCTTCAATAGCCATTTCTCCTATACTTACGAAATTATGAAAAGGTGTTACCTGAAATTCTTCAGAGACTTTATTTACTAAATCTATTACCTCTTTCATCGCCATAGCTTCAAAAGGTATTGCCGGTGTAACAGCTTTAAAACCAGATATTTTCTTACAAAAATCCACTTCATATTCTGAATTTTTAAAATCGAACTTATTCATTTCTCCCATTGTTTCAATACTGTAATTAGATGGGATGCCGTTATACAGCATTTGTAATATTGAATAATATCTATGTGCTGGGTTTTGTTCTATTTCACTGCTGTTCAAAAATAATAAATTATCGCAGAATTTTGAAATTCGTTTTTCAACTTCTTGTTGACACAAATTTCTCAGTTTTTCTGTTCCAGAAAAACTGAATATTGCTGACCAATCCCCTGTATAGTTGAATTGATTAGCAACAGTGGTTCTTGGGTCATTTTTATTAGTAACCATCAACCAATTAGGTACTATGTTACTTTCTTTTAGGTCGATAAAAGTATTTGTGAAGGCTACAAAGTTATCTTCTTTAAATTCTGCATATACAATAGTGCCTGGTGTACGAGGTTTAAGACGTACTACCATAGCAGTGACAATTCCTAAATTCGATTGTGTAAATATGCCTTTGATATCGGGGCCTACACCAGGAGGATGGAAAAAGATGGGTTTTCTTGTTTCATGAGAATCAAAGTAATGCCAAAAGCCTGTTCTTACTATTTTTCCATTACCTAATAATACCTCTAATCCAGTCAGAAAATCATAGCGATGATTAAAGAAAACGCTACCTCTATCTAAGGCATTTCCTACAATACTAGTGTTTTCAGCAGACCCAGTAGAGGGGAACATTAAATTTGTATTCTTCAGTAAATAATCAGATAATTGTTTTTGAGTAACTCCTGGCTCAATAATTGCATAGCGATACTTTTCATTGACTTCTATTATATTATTCATTTCACTAAGAATTACTAAAACGCATCCACTTTTTACGGGTAGTTTTGATCCGATACCCCAATTTTTTCCAGTACTTACAACATAAAGAGGTATATGATATTTGTTTGCAACTGCCACAATTGCTTGGACATCGTTTCTACTTGTAGGCTTCAATATAGCTACTGGAGGCTCATCTTGATATTCTGTAATGTTTTGCTTGTACTTTTCTCTTTGCTCTATAGAACTTTCAACTTTAGTACTGCCAATTTTATATTGCCATTCTTGAATTGCTTGTTGGTAGTCTTTCATGATTGGCTCCTCAAATAACTTAGGGAATAAATGCAATATAGTTGCATTTATAGTTTTTCTGTATTTTCTATCTTTTATGCTTCTCTAAAGCGCCACTCCAGAGAAGTAATTGGCTTAAATTGGACAATATTGAGAGTTATTGAATTTCCCCTTTTTTAAGGGCAAATAGGGTGTTATAAGAACGTTATCTCCCCCGAAAAAAATCGCTCTCCAATAATGCCTGTGCGAGTAGAACTTCAAACGAACGCCTTTAGCAGCCAATTGAGTCAAACGTGGAACCAGAGCAAAGCACTCAAATCAACTGAATGCCATCGATTTCTACCAGGCTTGCTTCGACATCACTGTCCGAAATCTCAGCAAATACGCGATCACTGCTGCTGCTAATCCGACATAGGTTCCAATCCAAACTCCCGTTCCAGCTAGGGGCGTGTGAAATCCCAGCAGATAACTCGTTGTCAAACCAATTCCCCAATAAGCCGCTGTTCCCAACAGCATTGGAATTCGAGTATCCTGCAAACCTTGTAGAACGCCATTTGCTGTTCGCTGTATGCCATCAATGATTAATCCGAAGGCAGCGATCCTCATCAGTGAAATACTAATATTCAAAGCATCTGCATTGGCTGGATTATTGACATCGAGATATAGCCCGATGATTTGATTAGGTAGCGTAAATAGCACGATTCCACCAACCAGCATGAACAATACTACTAATCCAATACCGACCTGTGCCGCTTTTTGAATCTGCTTTCCATCCCGCTGTCCAAACCACTGCCCGACCCGAACGGTTGCCACAAAAGACATCGCCAAGGAAACCATGAAGAGAACAATCACGGTTTGCTGCACCACCTGATTCGCTGCCAGGAAAGGTGTTCCAAGTGCCCCCATAAAAAAGCTAACTACTGTATATAATCCGTACTCCAGTACCGCAGCAATACCGATTGGCACACCCACCCAAAGGAGTTGCTGAACAATTTTCGGCTCTAGGCGATGCAGCGTTTGGAATAGCGAATACTGGCGCAGTGGTTTGTGCCAAAGCATATAAGCCAGTAGCGACAAAAACATAATCCAGTGAGCACCAATACTCGCTACGGCTAAACCCGCAATCCCCATTTCGGGAAACCCCAGCTTTCCAAAAGCCAGAACATAGTTACCAACCGCATTAAACAGCGTTGCACCTAGCACAATGAACATGATCGGACGGGCTTGTGACAGTGAGATAATGCAGCCTCGCAGGGTGGCGAAC
This portion of the Oscillatoria salina IIICB1 genome encodes:
- the egtD gene encoding L-histidine N(alpha)-methyltransferase gives rise to the protein MLHNLELNVSEPQMHNNLEKILLGLQQPEKRFDTEFTYDENGSQIYAQICKLPEYYPARQEMAILEQYIDEIVSLVGENCLLIEYGSGSSEKTCILLDRLPQISGYIPIDISKKYLIDSASKIAANYPNLEVLPVCANYHDYFELPLPTKLVKSRLAFISGITIGNEHQPQLITLLNKIKQTCSDNGAMLVSVDLKKDLEVLNAAYNDSAGLSEAIALNFLRRMNREFNADFKINQFQYKGIYNEQLGRIEMKLVSLDKQTVHVGNHCLEFKVGEPISLAYSYKYTLNEFANLAAQAGWEVKQVWTDAEELFSIQYLTVASSVYT
- a CDS encoding FAD-binding oxidoreductase, with the protein product MKDYQQAIQEWQYKIGSTKVESSIEQREKYKQNITEYQDEPPVAILKPTSRNDVQAIVAVANKYHIPLYVVSTGKNWGIGSKLPVKSGCVLVILSEMNNIIEVNEKYRYAIIEPGVTQKQLSDYLLKNTNLMFPSTGSAENTSIVGNALDRGSVFFNHRYDFLTGLEVLLGNGKIVRTGFWHYFDSHETRKPIFFHPPGVGPDIKGIFTQSNLGIVTAMVVRLKPRTPGTIVYAEFKEDNFVAFTNTFIDLKESNIVPNWLMVTNKNDPRTTVANQFNYTGDWSAIFSFSGTEKLRNLCQQEVEKRISKFCDNLLFLNSSEIEQNPAHRYYSILQMLYNGIPSNYSIETMGEMNKFDFKNSEYEVDFCKKISGFKAVTPAIPFEAMAMKEVIDLVNKVSEEFQVTPFHNFVSIGEMAIEGLFRVYFDRKKEEEITKAHQWTEQLDKELEKIGIYPYRMSIKEMNHFSNRPKDTYWETIGVIKKQLDPNNIISPGKYCLEDI
- a CDS encoding tryptophan 7-halogenase, whose translation is MTITQSASNAPIRKVLIVRGETAGWSTATYLNKAFDPQVKVTVVETKVVPRIGVGEATIPNLQSIFWNFLGVSKKLATTINYE
- a CDS encoding DMT family transporter, with product MNNQLGVNSMSWFFLFLAIACEIFGTTSLKLANGFSKQIYLIGAVVGYLLAISF
- a CDS encoding MATE family efflux transporter, which encodes MTYIPNRSSFQAEAQEFLKLAIPLAAAQVAQAGTGFVDTVMMGRLGQDVLAAGGLATIIFMAFMMTGIGLISGVSPLVAEAYGAGQAQRIGRLTRQGLWIALLLSIPGILIIAHLDGLMRQFGQAETTVTLADTYLNVMTWGLFPAIAFATLRGCIISLSQARPIMFIVLGATLFNAVGNYVLAFGKLGFPEMGIAGLAVASIGAHWIMFLSLLAYMLWHKPLRQYSLFQTLHRLEPKIVQQLLWVGVPIGIAAVLEYGLYTVVSFFMGALGTPFLAANQVVQQTVIVLFMVSLAMSFVATVRVGQWFGQRDGKQIQKAAQVGIGLVVLFMLVGGIVLFTLPNQIIGLYLDVNNPANADALNISISLMRIAAFGLIIDGIQRTANGVLQGLQDTRIPMLLGTAAYWGIGLTTSYLLGFHTPLAGTGVWIGTYVGLAAAVIAYLLRFRTVMSKQAW
- a CDS encoding FAD-dependent oxidoreductase, coding for MKEFSVIVVGTGIFGLSSTYNLLRREVGSLALIEQFSFGHDRGSSHGDTRMARAVYLNTDYSSLYHTALNEDWKHLEEKSGEQLFYPCPICLYSSPADLINDYAESVIDRVEGISSVSVESARERFTQIIIPDEATVLIEDTSGVLAAGSTIELLKEFCLSYGADLFENTKVLKVEIGSDKVIVETDEETFAARYLVLALGAWTSLLLPYTKPILKVIPQTVGYFKPSNSQHQYSYENFPIWIRLQLKNNIQDCYYGLPPIKGNLMKVCHEVVEAPTSYDPRTPYDIKSSSLEDLQNLVQSNIQNIDWELDYGEPCFYTLTNSGNFVVDFSPESDRAIVVGGGSGHAFKFSPLIGRAVANMLLDGNSGIPAFEKMRHLFKLA